The DNA region ACGAGGTGTCGAACGGGGTGCGTCCCTGCACGATCTGGATGTAGAGCGGAACCGTGAAGTTCAATGCCGCCTCCATGAACACCACGATGAACATGGCGTAGACCGCGGCGCGCTCTCTCGAGGATCCGAACACGGACAGGCTCACGAGGGGAACCTTGCCTGCCTTGGTGCGGCGCCGGGTCCAGAGGAAGAACAGTTGCACCAGCACGACGCCGAGCACGATGAGGATGGGAGCGGGGGAGAGCCCGGCGATGTCGAACGGCGCTCCGGATGTCGCCTGCAGGAGGCCCCACGAGTTGAGGTTGTTCACTCCCAGGGTCAGCATCACGATGCCGGCGCCGATGAGGATCGCGGCGACGACGTCGATGGTGATGCCGGGATTCCCCTTGTCGGACCGGAGCCAGAAGCTCAGGATGAACACGGCGACCGCGAGGACGAGCACGACGACGAACACGTACCGCCAACCGACGAGCGTGGCGAGGGTGCCGCCGATGAGGAATGCGCTGACGCCGGCCAGCGCGCGAGCCGAGCCGAGGGAACCGATGGCCGTTGCCTGTTGGGCGCCCCGATAGTTCTCCGCGATGAGGGCTACGAGTGACGGCACGATGATGGCCGCGGATGCGCCGGCCAGAGCCTGGGCGAAGATGACCCAGCCGATGGACGGCGCGAGGATCATCGTGACGGCCGAGACCGCGAACAGCGCGACGACGATGCGGAAGACGATGATCCAGCCGATGCGTTGCCCGATCTTCGCCCCGACCATCACGAGAGCCGCGACGACGAGCCCGTAGGTGACGATGGCGGTGCTGACGTCGGTCGGTGGAACGCCGAAGTCGTCGACCATGCCGCCCAGCGAGACAGGGAGCGCTGACACGTTGTACGACATCAGGATCTGGGCGAGGAACAGGCCGATCATGGGGAGCCAGGAGGTGCGCACCTCCGGCTGGGCAGTGACGGATGTCATCGGGGCTCCTTCGTTCTGTGCGGTGTCGGCTCGCCGTGAGGTGTCGGCGTCGCCGCGACGTGGGAATCGAATGCGAACACGTTCACCCCGAGTACAGTGCTCGCCGCAGAAGGCACGGCTCCAGTGCCGGCCACCCGGCCGACCCCCGTCACGTCCAGATCCATTTGCACGCCCCCGTCCGGCATCCGCAGACACCCACAATCGGAAACCTAGCGGATCGAGGGCACGGAGCACACGCGGAGGAAATCGGGCGACATCGGCGGCGGTGGCGGCGCCGGCAGCGACGGTGCGCTGACATAGACTGACCACCGCGAGCCGCCGCTCGATCCGTTCCCGCACCGCCGCGGCGGAGTCGCGAAGTGGTCGGCCTCGATGCGAGGAGGCACGGATGGCGGGATTCGCATCATGGCTGTTCGGTCTTCGCGCGCAGCAGCCCCGCGAGTATCGCCGGCTCATGCGCATCCGTCGCCGCGTCTACACGACGGTCGCGACACTCGATGCGGAGATCGTCCGCTCACCGGAGCCGATCCCGTTCGAGCAGCTCGACCGCACAGCGTTCACGCCGCTGCGCCCCGGGTCGCACTGGGGCAAGGTCTTCGACTGCGCGTGGCTGCGCATCACCGGCGAGGCGCCGGCCGGTGCCGAGAACGCCGTCGTCCTGCTCGGCATCCGGGGCGAGGGTCTCGTGTACTCGCCCGGTGGCGAACTTCTCGACTCGGTGAGCACGGTCTTCCAGCAGGGCGATCTGCCGCAGAGCGGCGGGGGAAAGTACCGACCCGTGCGCAACGTCGATCTGACGACCGGGGCGGTCGAGCTCTACGCCGACGTCGCATACAACGGGTTCATCCTCTACGAGGTCGGACGCGCGGTCTATCACGGCGCCCGGTTGGCCACTGTCGACGACGAGGCCTACGGCCTGTTCTACGACTACCTCACACTGCTCGTCCTGGCCGGCGCGACCGACGACGCCGCCCTCGAGGCCGAGGTGCGCGCCGCTCTCGGCCTCGCCTACGCCCGATTCACCGGCGGCGACGTCTCCGGGGCGCGGGCGGCGCTCGCCGAGCAGCTGGAGCAGCAGTCGACGAGCGACTTCGTGTACAGCGCCGTCGGTCACGGCCACCTCGACATGGCCTGGCTCTGGCCGTTGCGCGAGACCCGCCGCAAGGCTGCCCGGACCTACGTGCGGGCGTTGAACAGCATCGACCGACGCGACGACTACATCTACGGCACCAGTCAGCCGCAGCAGATGGCGTGGACGAAGGAGCGGCATCCGCAGCTCTTCGAACGGATGCGGACTGCCGTCGCGGCCGGGCGCCTGGAACTGCAGGGTTCGTTCTGGGTGGAACCCGATACGAACCTGCCGTCGGGGGAGTCGTTGGTGCGCCAGGCGACAGTGGGCCGGCGTTTCCTGCAGGAGGAGTTCGGGTTGACCGACGAGCAGCTGCGCCTCTGCTGGCTTCCCGACACGTTCGGCTACAACGGCAACCTTCCGCAGATCCTCCGAGGGGCCGGCATGGACTGGTTCCAGACGATCAAGCTGGCCTGGAACAAGGTCAACGACTTCCCGCACCGCACGTTCCACTGGCAGGGCATCGACGGATCGAGAGTGCTCGTGCACATGCCGCCGGAGGGCGACTACAACAGTCGCGGAGCCGCCGACAATCTGCTCACCGGGCTCGCGAAATATCCCGAACGTGCCCTGAACACCGCGCTGCTCGTCTACGGTTCCGGCGACGGCGGCGGCGGCCCCAACGAGATCCACCACGAGGTGACCCGGCGGGAGCAGAGCCTCCGCGGTCTGCCGAAGGTGGAGTACTCGTCTGCAGGGGCGTTCTTCCGTGAGCTGGAGAAGCGCGACGTTCCGCACACCCACGCCGGAGAGCTCTACCTGGAGACGCACCAGGGCACCTATACGACGCAGGCGCAGATCAAGCGGCACAACCGACTCGTTGAGCGCAAGCTGCACGAGGCGGAGGCCCTGGCCGTGATCGTCGGCGACGACAGCCGGCCGGTGCTCGCGGAGCACTGGCGCGAGGTGCTGCTGAACCAGTTCCACGACATCATCCCGGGCTCGTCGATCGAGCGGGTGAACCGCGAGGCGATCGCCACGTACGAGCGCATCGAGACCGCCCTCGACGTCTATGCCGATGAGCTGGTCGCCCGGCTCCCGGTTCAGGGCGATGACCTCACCGCCCTGAACCTCACCGGTTTCCCGCGCGACGAGCATGTGAAGGTCGCCGGCTCCTGGCACCGGGCGGTGGTTCCGCCGTATGCGGCAGCCCCGCTCGCTCCCGCTGAGGAGGTCCCCGGACTGGGCTTCACCGCGGACACCCTGAGCAACGGCATCCTGACCCTTCGTTTCGACGAGACCGGAACGATCGTGTCGTGCCTCGATGCCACCGGTGCCGAGCACGCCGGCGACGGCCTCAATCGGTTGGTCGTTCACAAGGATCCGTACGTATGGCCGTTCAACGCCTGGGACATCGATGCCGACTACGTGAACAAGGCGCCGCGCGTGCTGAAGGTCACGAGGGTCGAGAGCTTCGTCGACGGCGCCACGGCCGTGCGACGACAGCTCTATCGCGGTCGCACCGTCACGGTGGAGCAGCGCGTGGTCCTCGAGGCCGGCAGCGACGTCGTGCGCTTCGAGACCATCGTCGAGTGGCAGGAGAGGCATCGGATGCTGCGAGCCGAGTTCCGGCCATCCCACTACGGCGAATCCGTGAAGTGCGAGATCCAGTTCGGTCACATCGAGCGAGCGACGACCGAGCGCGACTCCGTCGAGAAGGCCCAGTTCGAGGTCTGCGCGCACAAGTGGATCGCGACCGAGGACGCCCGAGGCGGCTTCGCCCTGCTCAACGACAGCAAGTACGGGCATCGGGCCAAGAACGGTCTGCTCAGCCTCAACCTGCTGCGCGCTCCCACCTACCCCGACAAGACCGCCGATCGCGGCAGACACCGATTCACCTACGCCTTCTGTCCGTTCGAGAACGGCGACCTGGAGAAGGTCGTGCGCGAGGGCTACAGGTTGAACAACCCGCTGCGCATCACCGAGGGCATCCGACTGGACAGCGTCGCGACCGTGGCAGACGCCGGAGTCGTCGTCGAGACCGTCAAGCGAGCGGACGAGGGCGATGGCGTCGTGCTGAGGCTCTACGAGAGCCTCGGTCGCGCCACCACGACGGCGCTGGCGGTGAACGTCCCGCACGGCCGCATCCGCAGCACGGATCTCCTCGAGCGACCCATGGCCGATGCCGACCCGGGGAGGCTGGAATTCCGTCCGTTCGAGATCAAGACCCTGCTGCTGGAGCCCCCGCGATGACAGTCACCGCAGACCAGACGGCCAGGCCACCGGCGATTCCACTGCGCGTTCAGAGTCTCGCCGTCGTCACGGCCGGCTTCGGCCAGAACATCGTGCTGACGACGGTGTCGACGTTCATCCTCGTCTACCTGCTGCAGTACGCCGGCATCAGCACGGCCGGCCTCGCCGTGGTCACCATCATCATCACAGTGTCGAAGATCATCGACGCGATCCTCGATCCCGTCATGGGCAGCATCATCGACATGACGAGCAGCCGGTGGGGCAAGCTGCGGCCGTACATCCTGTTCTCCGCCGCACCCGTCGCCCTGCTCTCGGGGTTGCTGTTCACCATTCCCGACGTCGCCGAGCCGCTGAAGCTGGTCTACTTCGGGATCTGCTACATGCTGTGGAGCCTGGCGTACACGGTCTGCGACGTGCCCTTCTGGGGACTCATCGGGTCGGCCTTCACCGATCCGACAGCGCGCACCCGGGTCATCGGCATGGTGCGGGCGTTCGGAGCCATCGCGCTCGGACTGGCCACGCTGGGCATGCCCTGGGTCGCCCGCCTGTTCAGCTTCGGACCGGACACCACGAGCGCCGGCTGGTCGCTCGCCGTGTTCAGCACCTCGATCCTCGGCATGGGGGTGTTCCTGCTCGCCTTCTTCTTCACCAGGGAACGCCAGACGACCGCCGCGGCCACCGGGCTCACCATGCGCCAACTGCTGTCGACCCTGGTGCACAACACACCGCTGCTCATGGTGCTGCTGGGCTCGGTACTGGGCTTCGGGCGTTTCATCGTGCAGGCCGGAGGCGCCGTGTTCGTGGTCATCGCCTACGGCGACGAGGGCACCTTCACCCTCGTCGGCGCAGCGATCATCCTCGGCATGGTGATCTCGTCGTTCACGACACCGCTGCTGCTGCGCGCCATGTCAGCTCGAACTCTCATCGTGACCAGCACCGTGATCGCAGCCTGCCTGTACACGGGCATGTACTTCGTCGGGTTCGCGAACATCGTCGCCATCCTGGTGTTCATCTTCCTCACCGGACTCACCCTCGGCATCTTCCTCGTGACCCAGGCGACCATGATCGCCGACTCGGTCGACGATGCCGAGCGTCGCCTGGGGGTGCGCAATGAGGGCATCTCCTTCGCCGGGCTGACGTTCGCCTCCAAGATCATGAACGCTCTCGCGGTTCTCGTCTTCGGGGTCTTCGTCGTTGCCGCCGGCTATGAGGCCGGCGTCGATGTC from Leifsonia sp. Root1293 includes:
- a CDS encoding alpha-mannosidase, yielding MAGFASWLFGLRAQQPREYRRLMRIRRRVYTTVATLDAEIVRSPEPIPFEQLDRTAFTPLRPGSHWGKVFDCAWLRITGEAPAGAENAVVLLGIRGEGLVYSPGGELLDSVSTVFQQGDLPQSGGGKYRPVRNVDLTTGAVELYADVAYNGFILYEVGRAVYHGARLATVDDEAYGLFYDYLTLLVLAGATDDAALEAEVRAALGLAYARFTGGDVSGARAALAEQLEQQSTSDFVYSAVGHGHLDMAWLWPLRETRRKAARTYVRALNSIDRRDDYIYGTSQPQQMAWTKERHPQLFERMRTAVAAGRLELQGSFWVEPDTNLPSGESLVRQATVGRRFLQEEFGLTDEQLRLCWLPDTFGYNGNLPQILRGAGMDWFQTIKLAWNKVNDFPHRTFHWQGIDGSRVLVHMPPEGDYNSRGAADNLLTGLAKYPERALNTALLVYGSGDGGGGPNEIHHEVTRREQSLRGLPKVEYSSAGAFFRELEKRDVPHTHAGELYLETHQGTYTTQAQIKRHNRLVERKLHEAEALAVIVGDDSRPVLAEHWREVLLNQFHDIIPGSSIERVNREAIATYERIETALDVYADELVARLPVQGDDLTALNLTGFPRDEHVKVAGSWHRAVVPPYAAAPLAPAEEVPGLGFTADTLSNGILTLRFDETGTIVSCLDATGAEHAGDGLNRLVVHKDPYVWPFNAWDIDADYVNKAPRVLKVTRVESFVDGATAVRRQLYRGRTVTVEQRVVLEAGSDVVRFETIVEWQERHRMLRAEFRPSHYGESVKCEIQFGHIERATTERDSVEKAQFEVCAHKWIATEDARGGFALLNDSKYGHRAKNGLLSLNLLRAPTYPDKTADRGRHRFTYAFCPFENGDLEKVVREGYRLNNPLRITEGIRLDSVATVADAGVVVETVKRADEGDGVVLRLYESLGRATTTALAVNVPHGRIRSTDLLERPMADADPGRLEFRPFEIKTLLLEPPR
- a CDS encoding MFS transporter, giving the protein MTSVTAQPEVRTSWLPMIGLFLAQILMSYNVSALPVSLGGMVDDFGVPPTDVSTAIVTYGLVVAALVMVGAKIGQRIGWIIVFRIVVALFAVSAVTMILAPSIGWVIFAQALAGASAAIIVPSLVALIAENYRGAQQATAIGSLGSARALAGVSAFLIGGTLATLVGWRYVFVVVLVLAVAVFILSFWLRSDKGNPGITIDVVAAILIGAGIVMLTLGVNNLNSWGLLQATSGAPFDIAGLSPAPILIVLGVVLVQLFFLWTRRRTKAGKVPLVSLSVFGSSRERAAVYAMFIVVFMEAALNFTVPLYIQIVQGRTPFDTSLAMLPFNLTVFITATLVVRFYKRFAPRTIGMFSFGLTTIALVWLSFVVTNNWETIPTILGLVVFGIGQGALVTLVFNVLVTASPKTLAGDVGSVRGTTQNLASAVGTAVAGALLVGILTANVISALAGNVDLPPSLVSQVDMDNTNFVSNERLEEVLSATDASSAQVDAAIALNEEARLSALKTGLLILAGISVIAIVPASRLPKYRPQEIPESVATGQSE
- a CDS encoding MFS transporter gives rise to the protein MTVTADQTARPPAIPLRVQSLAVVTAGFGQNIVLTTVSTFILVYLLQYAGISTAGLAVVTIIITVSKIIDAILDPVMGSIIDMTSSRWGKLRPYILFSAAPVALLSGLLFTIPDVAEPLKLVYFGICYMLWSLAYTVCDVPFWGLIGSAFTDPTARTRVIGMVRAFGAIALGLATLGMPWVARLFSFGPDTTSAGWSLAVFSTSILGMGVFLLAFFFTRERQTTAAATGLTMRQLLSTLVHNTPLLMVLLGSVLGFGRFIVQAGGAVFVVIAYGDEGTFTLVGAAIILGMVISSFTTPLLLRAMSARTLIVTSTVIAACLYTGMYFVGFANIVAILVFIFLTGLTLGIFLVTQATMIADSVDDAERRLGVRNEGISFAGLTFASKIMNALAVLVFGVFVVAAGYEAGVDVTASMQNTVFVAITLIPAASCLVSVIPFLFYRVGAPAVLER